The sequence GGTGAAATCATATTTATACTAtcactaattaattttaaaaacatataaattatgtatgaatctcaacatttaaaatgtgtcacataaattaataaagaaatatataattagatattaaaattaaaatttaaaatgtatcaCGTAAATTAATACACGGGAGAGTGGGAGAGTAAGAGAGTAAGAATATATCTCTGTCTTTGTCCTCTTAAGCTTAGATAAGCATAATTTCTTTCACCTACCTCCTCTGTATTCTTCTCTGGtaaaaaaagattcaatttaGAAGGAAGAAAGCCATGGATGTGGCAccagaacaacaacaaaacttgAGTTTACCCTCACTTTTCAAAGAATCACTTTCCATCCCAAAGAGATCTCCACAAACTTTTTACAGAATCACTCTCAGCTTAATCTTGCCACTCTCTTTTGCAATCTTGGCTCATTCCTTCTTCACCCACCCCATTCTTTCTCAACTCCATGAAAACCCAAGTGCTTCTCATGCCTCTCAATGGACCAAACTCCTCTTTTACCAATTCTGTTACTTAATCTTCCTCTTGGCCTTCTCCCTCCTCTCAACCTCTGCTGTTGTCTTCACTGTTGCTTCTCTCTACACTTCAAAACAAGTCTCTTTCTCCTCAATAATCACTGCTCTGCCTAGTATCTTAAGACGCCTCTTCATCACTTTCCTATGGGTTTTCCTCTCTATGCTCGTTTACAACGCCGTCTTGTCCTTTTTCATTGTACTCATGCTAATCGCCTTTGAGAGCAAAAGCAAAAACAGCACTGCTCTGTTTTTAGTCTCTGTTTTTCTTCTCTCTGTTTTCTTCCTCGTTGTTCATGTCTACTTGAGTGCTTTATGGCATCTTGCTAGTGTGATTACTGTTCTTGAACCGACACAAGGCCTTGCTGCTTTCAAGAAAAGCTATGAGTTGTTAAAAGGGAAAATCAGAATGGCTTGTGTGTTGATTTTAGGGTATCTGGTGATTTTTGGTGTGGTTAGTAGCGGTTTTGGTTCAATTGTTGTGGATGGTGAAGGGTACAGTGTTTTTGTTAGGATTGTTGTTGGAGGGATTTTGATTGGTGTTCTTGTGGTGGTGATATTGGTGGGGCTATTGGTGCAAAGCTTGTTTTATTATGTGTGTAAGAGTTATCATAATGAGAGGATTGATAAGAGTGCTTTGTATAATCATCTTGGTGGATATTTGGGTGAGTATTATGAACCTCTTAAAGGGAACATCCAAATTGATGATACCTTGGAAGTAGAGATGAAAGGTGGAGACACTGcttgaacctttttttttttgatgagttTTTGGTGTTTGAGATAAAATGTACAATTAATAAATCATAGCacttcattttcctttttttttttttaatgtttagttATATATGTGTTGGTAATGAAATGAAATGCAATCGAATCGATGATTACTGTATTGTcagtgtatataacttaaattgtGAAAGAAATCGTTTATGGTTTATTGTCATTTCATTCTTCAGTTTGTTCTGTATAATAACTATGAGACTCCAAAAATGTGTTTCGTGTTCTTCAAAATAGTATACTAGTTTTGGAAGAATTCAATAcgaatattttatttaagtatAGATTTTAAATGTATTTCTACACTCTTAATTTGCTTTGAAGGTAGGGAAAAAGGTTTTAATATatcatcaaaattttaaaaaaaatttatttacgttatttgttaaaaatttgGTTTATTTATGGTATTATCGTAAAAAAGACTTATCCTAACATTGATTTGTAAAATCATTTGTGACACTTATTCAATTGTACTTCGGACacatcattaaattttttaaacaaaacacaatagttctgaaaagaaatagaatttaattttttttgattttttttattaaaaaataatgacgtaattgaattataattgatcatataattaatatttataataaaaaattaaaattctgaataaaattgaattaattttttaattaaaaattgaattataattgatcatgtgttaaaaataattttgtaaaattattataaaaaaatatgagtcttctttttaataataataccataaaattaaactaaatttttaattaatagcACAAATAAGCTTCGAAAGTTTAATGGTATAGAGCTTTTCCCTCGAATGTATTTATACTTTGTTGCATATGAATCAGAATTAACAAGAATTGGCAATGTGACACGTTCATAAGGTACATAATGCATGGTTTTTCAATTGTGACATCTGGTAGACTGCTGATGTGATTTTggaagttatttttttatttatttatataatacaatGATGTTCTAATCGTAAATACCACGCAAGTTTTGGATCGTGTTACtaatttcttaataaatttctaattgCTGGCGAAGATAAGGTTTTGCTTTTTACACACAGATCCAAATGGAAAGACAAAATAACAATTGCTATTGTGGGTGACAATAAATATTTCTGAttctttttgacaaaaaataatcattaacgatatttaattcttaattattgttaaatatataattttagcggcaattgtcactttttgtatatgttcttaaatttattaatatcaatatttaatgccactaaaaattatttttattatagtatggTACTGTATCGAAAAACCAGCGATTGCTAAAAGCCTAAAACAGTTAAATCTATGGTTACTATGATATTTTTTGGTAATGTTATTATGTATTCCATTTTTAGTCAAAAGTGTATTAAATTTCTAACTATTGTGTACAACTATATCGTAGGCAGATGTAGAACAAATTCTCTAAggttcaattaattaattaaactcatgtgcaaaaagaaattaagatatGAGTAGTACGTACCCTTCTTAAAGACTaggttaattaatatttttttagcgtaatttttaattctcttataataatactgTCTGTAGTTATTTATTGATGCATGCTATCACGTTGTTAAAGTCGATTTCTAGGACCCCTTCATAATTAAAGGAACATTAAATACTAACTACTACCAATTCCTATTTTATGCAGTATTATAGAACTGGTCCTTACTCCTCCCCACATcgtaataaaaatattttttagcaGTAATAAACTATGCATATTAATAAAGAATGTTAATGTTCTTACTGatattatttcctttatttcatattaaatgatttttttgaggCATTtccaattattaattaatttaattgttcaattttcaagactatttttaaattttttttttaattttatcctttcatttgaattttcaatgtgattattttaataaatttgacaatagttaataagataaaaataaaaaattatatataatttatgtctTAATATACTTTTATTAAAGAGCGTGAATATTTTGTATGCTAAAGTAACCAAACATACAGATGTTTATTCTCTTTGTTCTATTATCTCTCTCTCCTTCAAAAAATATCACAATAATGTTCGATTGACAGTGACCTACATTCATTTTAAACGTGACATTCAAGACTATATCGAGGCCATTTATTTATTTGCAGTAGTATTTTCATCATGTTGTTTAATCGTCGGAATAAGGATGTCAAATGGATGGGTATAGATTGAATTTGTAATTTCAAGATATTAAAACAGAGTGAAATATGAACTGAGTTGAGTTTTGAACCGTtcaagtttactttgggctcagATGAGCTTAAAAGTGGATTGGTTCTTGACCCGTCTATCGATCCGTTCATTTTCaacaatttaatatattgttatttaaattttataagcACAATTTGTATtccaatttataatttttttttaaaaaaagttacaaatgaatagataaatcctaaagaaataaaataagatagtAATTCATACCTTCAATATTGAGCATACATTACATAAATGCaaataaagaattttgaaattgaaattgaacTAAACTCTTAAATTATTGATGGATTCGACGGATTACTTATGATTGAATTCATTTTTGACACCTATACGACTAAATATTATCTTTCAATAACGAATTAATATGTGCTTACAATAATCTCTAAGGTTCAAATGCTAAATTCTAATGGGAACCTTGTTCATCAACTAAAATATGTACCAAAAGAACATTACGACTACTTAGCTTAGAAAATAGGATTCCCTTGATATGATACTATAAATTAGACTTAactaattaagcaataaaaatttgaaaataggATTCCACAACTACAAATAATACTATAAAATGTGGAGTCCACGATATATGTGTACAATACTTCATGCAGGAGAAACCTTTTTCATGGCCatagttttaaatataaaacagtgacaattttcattaaaagattatcttcaaattaaaaaataaaaataaagtaatgtagCGAGTATTTTTCGATGTTGTTGATGATACGAAAACTCAGTCACTATTCTAAATTCACGACATATAAATCAATCCAAACGAATTCTCAATTTACGGTTATATCGTTGCCTATTGGGCCTCACAAGACTGGACAATTGGGCCTAATATACCATGAATTTAGTTGCCAATTGGGCTTCACAAGACAGGACAACCTTATGGATCGTGTTCTTTCTTTGGGCTTACTTTAGACTTTTGACTTATAAGCCGAAAGTCGTAAGTTAGGATTTCTAATTTAggatatatgatttatttttattattttgattttaaaataagtatttataagtaatttttaattttatccaaACACTTCAGAACTGCTTAAAATCTATTTTAGcttaaaaacacctaaaataagtcaatctaAACAGACAATTATCCATTTGATCGTCCCAGTTGCCACCCTTATGTATGTATCACATATAATACACCATATACTTTCGGTGACTTTTGACTGTTTTATATAGATAAAACatgattatatttattgtaAATTAGTTATtctatttgtatatatgtttgAAATTATCCCTCTATATTCCAAACCTGAAATTAAATCTAATAAAGAAGAGGTCTCGATTAGAGTTTTTGGAAAATTTGTAATAACTATTTTTTGAGTGTATATttgctatatttattttttgtacaataatatacaaattaaatcatacaaaaaatataaatcgcACTAAATAAGTTCAATATGATCAAGTTTTATTGtccctaaaaaaaattaaatcttaatcTCCCAGGTAGAAACCATTCACCCAATTAACTCAACCAATCCTTGTGCGTCTTATCAACTATACTTGTTTGACCAATTTCCtaaaccaaaataattaatttaatatcaaatcaacatgaAAAAGTTGTGTCGATGAAATTTATGACTTTTAATAATGGTCAAAGCACTACTTTTTAGATTATACGAACTTTGCATCGTCGACAggatttctttttgtttctttcacaTTAGGATATCTAGCCGTTACCTTCCAATATTATTTTGTCAAGATTATAACATTACCACTTGAATcaaatagtaataaaataacaaaattaaaaataatggatAGACATTAGCTTATAACAACTTatgtcaaaatcaaaatttaacttTGGCCCAATCAACTAATATTTCTAAGAGAATTAAGAATATAAGAGAGGTCAGCGAAAGATATCTTATATCAACTGTTGACACCAAGCAAATGAATACAAGGCatgtaataattaaattatagttAAGTGATGTATATTTTTACTTTgacttattaaattttaaagatattatttagttaaaatatctaatgcgaataaatattttgtatttgagAACCTTGTGGCACCTTCCTAGCTCCAACCATCCCTATCTCTCTAATTCTTAAGAGGATGGGACTAGTTACAACTTACCAAATTTGGTGTTAATTTTTCTTAACAAATGCTAAACCACCCacccaataataataatattagccATCATTTAGAGTACATCCTATTATATATTCTCAAAAATCTAGCTGTTATAttctttcaaatttgtttttccaCATATTCAACAATCtctcaatataaaaaaaaattaattagaattgTTTTTCTTCAGCCAGACGTAATTTTAGACTTTAAATGCTTAAGTCAATTAGTTCATGATTTAAGACctcatattaaaaatatcttgTTCCTTACTGGCTTTCATGTactaatctaaaaaaaatactcCCTTCATCCGGAATTGTTTTTCATGTTGCGCttattaaaagttaatttgactaatttttaaaggtaaattggattacattaattcgatattttaaacaaaaaaattagatattctaaaactatatgaaaagtactataaattacaatattttgcatattaatatgatgaaaaaatacatcttaaaatgttagtcaaagtttttatagtttgactctaaaaatagaaaccatgacaaacaatatcggacggagggagtacatGATTGTCAAGACCTACTAATAATACTTcgatattatattatatatttcaattttttgggGTATTTAGTGTCACGAATAATTCTATTTTATATACCTATATAATACTATTTGTTCTCCACTTATTATTTCGAATTACGCTTGCATCCTCTGTATTATCGCCAACTcctatattattttcttttcctttcatcTAATCAAAACCTTCGACTAAAATAACACATCCCCTACTAGTCACCCCCATCcccaaatacaaagaaaaagcCCCGTTTGGAT comes from Solanum pennellii chromosome 1, SPENNV200 and encodes:
- the LOC107013586 gene encoding uncharacterized protein LOC107013586; its protein translation is MDVAPEQQQNLSLPSLFKESLSIPKRSPQTFYRITLSLILPLSFAILAHSFFTHPILSQLHENPSASHASQWTKLLFYQFCYLIFLLAFSLLSTSAVVFTVASLYTSKQVSFSSIITALPSILRRLFITFLWVFLSMLVYNAVLSFFIVLMLIAFESKSKNSTALFLVSVFLLSVFFLVVHVYLSALWHLASVITVLEPTQGLAAFKKSYELLKGKIRMACVLILGYLVIFGVVSSGFGSIVVDGEGYSVFVRIVVGGILIGVLVVVILVGLLVQSLFYYVCKSYHNERIDKSALYNHLGGYLGEYYEPLKGNIQIDDTLEVEMKGGDTA